The DNA region CCCAGTTCCAGCGCCCCGTGTCCACCACTTTGTTTTTTATCAAAACGTCGAACGTCTGGTCTTCGCGAAAACGCAGCCACTTGGACTGGTAATGTCGGTGCACGAGTGTGTCGGTAGGCTGAAAGGCCATATTCATGTGCCACCAACCTGTGCTGAGATATGCCTTGCGGCTGGCGCTGGCGGGCGGTAACGCATCTATAGGCACCGTGACCATGCGCGGTGGCTCTTGTATCTGCATAGAATAGTTGGGGTCGGGGTTGTCGCCTTCCACTATGTGCGATGCATTCCAATCGCGGCCATCGGTAGGGGTATAGACGGATGGGGAGGCCGACGGGTCGGCAGCGGATGGTTCGGCTTTGGGCTTTTTGAATGTTTTGCAGGTCAGGTATCCCAATGCGATAGCCAGCAGACCGAGCAGGATGTTGAGTTTCATGTTTTTGTGTACGGATGAGTGTTGTGAAATGCAGGGGGTTAGGGCGAAAAATATACCCCGATTAAAAAAAGATTTGAACCGGCCTGTGGGCAAGGCGGGGATGCCCGTGATTGATTTGCATGGTTTTTCGAGGGTTGCGAGTGTGCTCGTTCAAAACCAATTTGCGTTGGCTATATCAGGCGACGGTTGTGCCTGAAAGTTGAGTCAACAGACTGTTCAACGTCAAATTTTCAAAACCGGGTATCACCAAATGTGCTTTGGGAAGATACTCTGGCTGGCCAATACCCACGACGGTGAAACCACCTGCCACGCCTGCCCAAACACCCAACGCCGCATCCTCAAACACCACACATTCCGCGGGACGCAAGCCAAGCCCCTGCGCAGCCAGCAGAAACGACTCCGGGTCGGGCTTCACCTTGCGGGTGCTGTAGCCATCAATAATCACATCAAAATAAGGCTCAAGATGGGTGGAGCGCAACACCGACCGCGCGCTGCGCGAGGCCGACGATAGCGCCATTTGAAGCCCTGCCTCTCGCACTTGCCGCAGAAACAACAGTGCGCCGGGCAGCACATCCGATGGCTTCAGATTGGAGATGAGCTCGACGTACCAGTTGTTCTTCACGTCCGACCAGTGCAACTTTTCTGCCTCGGTCATATACACATCGCCCCATTCGAGGATTTTTTCGAGGCTCGCCAAGCGGCTCAGCCCCCGCAGTTCCTCGTGTTGCTCTATCGAAAAATCAAACCCCAGCTGATTGGCCAGCCTTTTCCACGCCGTGTAATGGTGTTTTGCCGTGTCAACGATGACACCGTCCAAGTTGAAAATACAGCCCTTTATTTGCTCCGAGAAACCTGCCATGAGCGAACTCCGATTAGGGCGGCGAAGTTATTGTAAATCCAACGGAAAGGAAGGAAAAACGATGTCTTGTTCCGCATTTAGCCAGCCGGGTTGTTGGCAGCATGGCGGCTTATCGCGCATTTTTTCATTCAAAAAACCACGATGAACTTGTGTACGTTTGCTGCGCAAACTGCCTCATGCACATGGCTTCCGAAAAGAAAAAAAAGGACGAATCTTACACGAAAAGAATTGACGCGCTGGCCCGCGTCATTATCGCCTTGCTAGTGGGCATGATTATCGGGGTAGTGGTGTCGCAAGTAGGCATGGAAGCGCTTCAAAACGAGATTCACCATGTCGTGTTCTTCTTTTTGTGGCTTATCATCATCACGGGGCTATTCGCGCTTTGGGTTGTTCAAAACAAAGAGAGGCTGTTGAAAAAACTGTTTGGCGTGTCCGACACGGATTTGAGCGAGCTCAACAAAACGGGGCAATCGCTGCTCTTCAGCGTGGTGGAGAAAGAGTACGACCAAGCACGACGCGACCTGAGCCTGCTGTTTCGCAAAATAACGGCTTGGTACTCCTGGATGAATTTCCGCCGATGGGTAGTGGTCGCGTTTCAGACGCTCATGGTGGGCTTGGCGGGTGTGTTGGGCACCTTGTTGCTCTATAACCAGAACAAACTGCTGAACCAACAAAACCAGTTGCTCAACCAACAAAACCTCCGCCTCGACCAGCAAACTTACCTCCAAGAAGCCGAACGGCGCAGTTCGTTCATCTTCTTGATGGGCAATATCTTGGATGCCGTTGACAGCGAACTCAAAGATGACGTGGGCGTGCAGGGCGTGCGCGACATCTCGCCTCAACTGATTGGGCGCATCATTGCATTGAGCCACTCGCTTCGCCCCTACCGATACCTCGGCACCGACTCGCTGGTGGGGCGCGAGCTCAGCCCCGAACGCGGCTATCTCTTGCTTTCCATCGTGAGCAGCGAGATTGACAAAAGAAGCCTGCGACGGGTGTACCAATCTGCCGATTTTTCGTTTGCCGACCTCAAAAAAGCGGTCTTGTCCGGTGAATATCTTGCAGGCATCAACCTAACAGGGGCCGACTTGGAGGGCGCTCGCCTCGACGATACCGACCTGAGCAACGCCAACCTGAGCGACGCGGAGATGAACGATGCCATTCTTGTCCACGCCAATTTGCGCGACGCGCGCCTCCGCAACACGACCCTGCGCAAAGCTTACTTGGAATCAGCCAACCTCTCCAGTACCAATCTATCCGGCGCCGACCTCCGCCGCGCCAATCTTTCCTCCGCCAATCTCAGCAAGGCCCGGCTGAGCGGCACCAACCTCAGCGGCGCCAATCTGAGCCATACGATATTCGCAAAAGCCGCCTTCGACCAAGCACTTTTCGACAGCACGATTGTGGCCGAATACACTTGGCTCGACTCGCTCAGTCGCATGGGAGCCGACACCCTGCGCGGCACAAGGCACTTGGTTTCCAACTACTACATGGACTCGGTGGAGACGAATCTAGGGTGGTTCTACTTATTGCGGAGAAAAGAAGGGCAGTGAGGGGGGGCTGTTGTTTTTCAGGGGTGCTGTCTGCCTGAGTGCCGCCAGCCAGTTCTCCCCCGTGCCCATTTCCACCAAAATCGGCGCTTTCAGGTTGGAAAAATCAAGAGATGGTATAAGTTCTACCTTTCTGGAAACCAGAAAATTGATTCAAAAAATTGGGAACAAGCGGCAAAAGGTATTTGATGTTGCTTTTGAACACATCAAAGACCACCAATGTCAGGTTGCACTTGCTGATGTTTTGCTGATAATCAATGTTTTTGTCAATCGTCAGTAGAATATCGAATCCCATCTGTTCGGCAGCCGCCAGCAGTTTGCCGTTTTTAAATCCTGACAAACCTGTCTCCGTCACCGTTTGCACCTCAAGGCCGGACAGGTGTTTTTACAACTTGCGGGTGACGCACTCGTCAAGCAAAATCTTCATGAAGGATTTCGGCAGAAGAAGTGATGAGTTTTTGCGACAGCGTCAATACCCGTTCTACTTGTTCGCGGGTCACGGAGGGGAAATCCTGCAAAAACTCTTCGACGGTTTCGCCTTCTTCCAAGTAGTCGAAAAGGTTTTTTAATGGCACCCGTGTGCCCCAAAAGACTGGTGTGCCGCCGAGGATTTCTTTGTCAACGTTGATGACTTTGTGTGCCATGGCCTGATGTAAGTTTCCCCAAAAGTAAGATAAAAACAAATACCGCCAACTTTCAGTTGGCGAACCGCTCGCACCTCGCCAACCGAAAGTTGGTGGCACTAATGCGCCTCCAGCCAGTTCTCCCCCGTGCCCATTTCCACCAAAATCGGCACTTTCAGGTTCGGGAGCGCCGTCTGCATCTCGTGTTGGATAATCGGTTTCAGGCGTTCCAGTTCGTCGCGGCGGACATCGAACACCAACTCGTCGTGGACTTGCAGAATCATATGTGACTTGAACTTGCCCTCGCGCATCGCCTTCCAAATGTTCACCATCGCCACCTTAATCAAATCCGCTGCCGTGCCCTGAATGGGCGTGTTGATGGCGATGCGTTCGCTCATGGAGCGCATCATGCCGTTGCCCGAATTGATGTCGCGCAGGTAGCGGCGGCGGCCCAGCAGCGTCTCGACATAGCCGTGTTTGCGGGCGAAATCCACGATGTCGGTCATGTAGTTTTTCAGCCCTTTGTATTGGCGGAAATAATTTTCAATCAACTCTTTGGCCTCCGTGCGCTTGATGCCGAGTTGGTTCGAGAGATTGCTCGCGCCCGCACCGTAGATGATGCTGAAGTTCACGGTTTTTGCG from Saprospiraceae bacterium includes:
- a CDS encoding DUF433 domain-containing protein codes for the protein MAHKVINVDKEILGGTPVFWGTRVPLKNLFDYLEEGETVEEFLQDFPSVTREQVERVLTLSQKLITSSAEILHEDFA
- a CDS encoding pentapeptide repeat-containing protein; the protein is MASEKKKKDESYTKRIDALARVIIALLVGMIIGVVVSQVGMEALQNEIHHVVFFFLWLIIITGLFALWVVQNKERLLKKLFGVSDTDLSELNKTGQSLLFSVVEKEYDQARRDLSLLFRKITAWYSWMNFRRWVVVAFQTLMVGLAGVLGTLLLYNQNKLLNQQNQLLNQQNLRLDQQTYLQEAERRSSFIFLMGNILDAVDSELKDDVGVQGVRDISPQLIGRIIALSHSLRPYRYLGTDSLVGRELSPERGYLLLSIVSSEIDKRSLRRVYQSADFSFADLKKAVLSGEYLAGINLTGADLEGARLDDTDLSNANLSDAEMNDAILVHANLRDARLRNTTLRKAYLESANLSSTNLSGADLRRANLSSANLSKARLSGTNLSGANLSHTIFAKAAFDQALFDSTIVAEYTWLDSLSRMGADTLRGTRHLVSNYYMDSVETNLGWFYLLRRKEGQ
- the pgmB gene encoding beta-phosphoglucomutase is translated as MAGFSEQIKGCIFNLDGVIVDTAKHHYTAWKRLANQLGFDFSIEQHEELRGLSRLASLEKILEWGDVYMTEAEKLHWSDVKNNWYVELISNLKPSDVLPGALLFLRQVREAGLQMALSSASRSARSVLRSTHLEPYFDVIIDGYSTRKVKPDPESFLLAAQGLGLRPAECVVFEDAALGVWAGVAGGFTVVGIGQPEYLPKAHLVIPGFENLTLNSLLTQLSGTTVA